The Dehalococcoidia bacterium genome contains a region encoding:
- a CDS encoding TlyA family RNA methyltransferase, with translation MTKLRLDSLLVARGLAENRSKAQAMIMAGEVTVNGGLLSKAGCLVPEDAEISLKQKLPYVSRGGLKLDHALKVFGIDVSGLRCLDVGASTGGFTDCLLQHGAKRVYALDVGHGQIDYRLRQDDRVVVIEKVNAHYPFDLPGKAGLATVDVSFISLTAVIPNILPHLIEGGELVVLFKPQFEADRKDVGKGGVIKDPEVHARCIGKFITWMNLNSWSLLNLTASPVSGADGNVEFLMHMRPFKP, from the coding sequence ATGACTAAACTGCGCCTCGACAGCCTTCTGGTTGCACGCGGCCTGGCGGAGAACAGGAGCAAGGCCCAGGCTATGATTATGGCCGGCGAGGTTACCGTTAACGGCGGTCTGCTGTCCAAGGCAGGCTGCCTTGTCCCTGAAGACGCCGAAATCAGCCTCAAGCAGAAGCTGCCCTATGTGAGCCGGGGCGGCCTCAAGCTCGACCATGCGCTGAAGGTATTCGGCATCGACGTATCGGGCCTGCGCTGCCTGGACGTGGGGGCATCGACCGGAGGCTTCACCGATTGCCTGCTACAGCATGGGGCGAAGAGGGTATACGCCCTGGATGTCGGCCATGGCCAGATAGATTACAGGCTGCGGCAGGATGATCGTGTTGTGGTCATCGAGAAGGTCAACGCCCACTATCCCTTCGATCTGCCGGGCAAAGCCGGCCTGGCCACCGTGGACGTATCGTTCATATCGCTGACGGCGGTCATACCCAACATACTGCCGCATCTTATAGAGGGCGGCGAGCTGGTCGTCCTCTTCAAGCCGCAGTTCGAGGCCGATAGAAAGGACGTGGGCAAGGGCGGTGTGATCAAAGACCCGGAGGTTCACGCGCGCTGCATCGGCAAATTCATAACCTGGATGAACCTGAATAGCTGGTCGTTGCTTAATCTGACGGCGTCACCTGTATCCGGCGCCGACGGAAATGTAGAGTTTCTAATGCATATGAGGCCGTTCAAACCGTGA
- a CDS encoding CARDB domain-containing protein, whose product MPKLVCLALVCIIALSSACITIVQPGGDTSGGATTDRSNPSAYIDLISPSSLAWGQEVSFTGHGTAPSGSITAYRWRSSIDGDLSSRPTFTTSTLSPGNHIILFSVQNDAGNWSLETQGTVNVTTESTGDGAPPPEDGGTATTPPVINAFNADPAGITAGAGSTLSWSVTNAIAVTIDNGVGSVGLTGTRVVSPATDTTYTLTAANTAYYSQATAKVTVAAAATPKPDLIIEDIWKSSDHIYYRIKNQGTASAPATVTKLTIDGAVKSTDSVPSLAAGAASTQYFSSYSYTCSGVSDSIVVTADSTGLASESNEANNSMTTTFSCLVLGPVVPPLMVMKPDLKITNISYDAGKVKFTVKNEGALNSGGFDVKLYRNGVYKDTVTISGGIVAGGQATFTFPAYHHICVLGSHDTMKVTADTGGTISESDETNNSRSEYWGCPPSS is encoded by the coding sequence ATGCCGAAACTTGTATGCCTTGCACTGGTGTGTATCATCGCTCTCAGTTCAGCCTGTATCACAATCGTCCAGCCCGGAGGTGATACGTCCGGAGGCGCCACCACTGACAGGAGCAACCCATCGGCTTACATAGACCTCATCTCGCCCAGCAGCCTTGCCTGGGGGCAGGAGGTCAGCTTTACCGGACATGGCACCGCGCCATCCGGCAGTATTACGGCTTACCGCTGGCGCTCCAGCATCGACGGCGATCTGAGCTCGCGGCCGACTTTTACTACCAGCACCCTTTCACCGGGCAATCATATAATTCTTTTCTCGGTGCAGAATGACGCGGGCAACTGGTCACTGGAGACACAGGGGACGGTTAATGTTACAACCGAGTCCACGGGCGACGGTGCCCCTCCGCCCGAAGATGGAGGCACCGCTACAACACCGCCTGTGATCAATGCTTTCAACGCAGATCCGGCGGGAATCACGGCCGGCGCCGGCTCAACCCTGAGCTGGAGTGTGACCAATGCCATCGCAGTCACAATAGATAATGGCGTGGGCAGTGTGGGGCTGACCGGCACGCGTGTCGTTTCGCCCGCTACCGATACGACATATACACTGACTGCCGCCAATACGGCCTATTACAGCCAGGCCACGGCTAAAGTGACCGTTGCCGCCGCGGCAACGCCCAAACCTGACCTGATAATCGAAGATATCTGGAAATCGAGTGACCATATTTATTATCGTATCAAGAACCAGGGCACAGCCTCAGCGCCCGCCACCGTTACCAAACTGACGATCGACGGCGCTGTAAAATCCACCGATTCCGTCCCGTCGCTGGCTGCCGGCGCTGCCAGCACACAATATTTCAGCAGCTATTCATATACATGCAGCGGAGTATCGGACAGCATAGTGGTTACCGCCGATTCAACCGGCCTTGCCAGCGAATCCAACGAGGCCAACAACAGCATGACCACAACGTTCAGCTGCCTGGTATTGGGCCCTGTGGTGCCGCCGCTGATGGTAATGAAGCCCGACCTGAAGATAACGAATATATCCTACGATGCGGGCAAGGTCAAATTCACGGTCAAGAACGAAGGTGCCCTGAATTCGGGGGGATTTGACGTAAAGCTATACAGAAACGGGGTATACAAAGATACCGTCACCATCTCCGGCGGCATAGTAGCCGGAGGCCAGGCCACGTTCACTTTCCCGGCTTATCACCATATATGCGTATTAGGGTCCCATGACACTATGAAGGTGACAGCCGATACGGGCGGGACGATCAGCGAATCGGACGAGACCAACAACTCGCGTTCCGAGTACTGGGGCTGTCCGCCCTCTTCTTAG
- a CDS encoding site-specific DNA-methyltransferase, which produces MKTGIIHCGDCLVKLRDITSHSIDLIYIDPPFNSNRNYRTSPKTTVDRRFEDRFDGVNAYLDYMKPRIKELHRVLKPTGSFYYHCDWHASHYVKVLLDSPDLFGYSNFQNEIVWCYRSGGASPRRRFSRKHDIILFYSKTGDYVFNGLKEKSYNRGLKPYKFQGVAEYRDEAGWYTQVGMKDYWEINMVGRTSRERLDYPTQKPLALLERIVSASSNQGDIVLDAFCGSGTALAAAHKLGRRWIGIDVSPAACELARERLKSRDL; this is translated from the coding sequence GTGAAGACCGGCATTATCCACTGCGGCGACTGCCTGGTGAAGCTGAGGGATATAACCTCGCACAGCATCGACCTGATCTATATCGACCCGCCCTTCAATTCCAACCGCAACTACAGGACCTCCCCCAAAACCACCGTCGACAGGCGCTTTGAAGACAGGTTCGATGGCGTAAACGCATACCTCGATTATATGAAACCACGAATTAAAGAGTTGCACCGCGTTTTAAAGCCGACGGGCAGTTTCTACTATCACTGCGACTGGCATGCGTCGCATTACGTCAAGGTGCTGCTGGACAGTCCCGATCTGTTCGGCTACAGCAATTTTCAGAACGAAATAGTATGGTGTTACAGGTCGGGAGGCGCCAGCCCGCGCAGGCGCTTCTCGCGTAAGCACGATATTATCCTCTTCTATTCGAAAACCGGCGATTACGTTTTCAACGGGCTGAAGGAGAAATCGTACAACCGCGGGCTCAAGCCATACAAATTCCAGGGCGTGGCTGAGTACCGGGATGAAGCCGGCTGGTATACGCAGGTCGGTATGAAAGATTACTGGGAGATAAACATGGTGGGCAGGACCAGCCGCGAGCGGCTGGACTATCCCACACAGAAGCCGCTGGCCCTGCTGGAAAGAATAGTCTCCGCCAGCAGCAATCAGGGGGATATCGTGCTGGATGCCTTTTGCGGCAGCGGCACAGCCCTGGCCGCCGCTCACAAGCTGGGCCGCCGATGGATCGGCATCGATGTCTCCCCGGCCGCCTGTGAGCTGGCCCGGGAGCGCCTGAAAAGTCGGGACTTATAG
- the purH gene encoding bifunctional phosphoribosylaminoimidazolecarboxamide formyltransferase/IMP cyclohydrolase, with amino-acid sequence MRAILSVSNKSGLVDFAKKLESLKVEIFSTGGTRKSLTDSGLKVCSISDITRFPEILDGRVKTLHPAVHGGILARRDLDRHMQELGNHKIGLIDLVVVNLYPFVETVSKAEVTLEDALENIDIGGPTMIRAAAKNFPAVLVVVDPADYDELIEKLKAGQVDIAFRRKLAQKAFQHVALYDTAISQYLLEGEAFPGDLTLALSKMYNLRYGENPHQPAALYVEKVAGHKPRGITQVKRHSGPELSFNNFLDIDSAWNVVSDFMEPAVAVIKHTNPCGLCSNNDLVEAYGRALAGDPVAAFGGIVAVNRVMDIALATEVDKTHFDAIITGGYTDEALALLGRKKSLRLLSMPVEPPAPGGRAVEFRPITGGFLAQLKDFYTEEEFKPRVVTKRAPSETEWEDLFFAWKVVKHIKSNGITLARDRTLLGMGAGQPNRSVSAQIALERAGGKSKGAVLGSDAFIPFPDTVELAAAGGVTAIIQVGGSIRDQQSIDAADKHGMAMVFTGVRHFKH; translated from the coding sequence ATGCGAGCAATCCTGAGCGTTTCCAATAAGTCAGGGCTGGTCGATTTCGCCAAAAAGCTGGAGAGCCTCAAGGTCGAGATATTCAGCACCGGCGGCACCAGGAAATCGTTGACTGATTCAGGCCTCAAAGTATGCAGCATATCGGACATAACCAGATTTCCCGAGATACTGGACGGTCGGGTTAAAACGCTGCACCCAGCGGTGCACGGCGGGATACTTGCGCGGCGCGACCTGGACCGGCATATGCAGGAGCTTGGCAATCATAAGATCGGCTTGATCGACCTGGTGGTGGTCAATCTGTATCCCTTTGTCGAGACTGTTTCCAAAGCGGAAGTGACGCTGGAAGACGCGCTGGAGAATATCGATATCGGCGGCCCGACCATGATCAGGGCTGCGGCCAAGAATTTCCCGGCCGTTCTGGTGGTGGTGGATCCGGCGGACTATGATGAACTGATAGAAAAACTGAAGGCGGGACAGGTCGACATAGCCTTCCGCCGCAAGCTGGCGCAGAAAGCGTTTCAGCATGTTGCGCTCTATGACACGGCTATCTCACAGTACCTGCTGGAAGGAGAGGCCTTCCCCGGGGACCTTACGCTGGCCCTGAGCAAGATGTATAACCTTCGCTACGGCGAAAATCCGCATCAGCCTGCGGCGCTGTACGTCGAGAAGGTGGCGGGGCATAAACCCCGGGGTATCACCCAGGTGAAACGGCACTCCGGGCCAGAGCTTTCCTTTAACAACTTCCTTGATATCGACTCGGCATGGAACGTGGTGAGCGATTTTATGGAGCCCGCCGTGGCGGTCATCAAGCACACCAACCCCTGCGGCCTGTGCAGCAACAATGACCTTGTCGAAGCCTATGGCAGGGCGCTGGCCGGGGACCCCGTGGCGGCCTTTGGGGGCATCGTGGCCGTGAACAGGGTAATGGATATCGCCCTGGCCACCGAGGTGGACAAGACACATTTCGATGCAATCATAACGGGAGGCTATACTGACGAGGCGCTGGCATTGCTGGGACGCAAGAAGAGTTTGCGGCTGCTGTCCATGCCGGTTGAGCCGCCGGCTCCAGGCGGAAGGGCGGTGGAGTTTCGCCCTATCACGGGAGGGTTCCTCGCACAGCTCAAGGATTTTTATACGGAAGAAGAATTCAAGCCCAGGGTCGTAACCAAACGTGCTCCGAGCGAAACTGAATGGGAAGATCTCTTCTTTGCCTGGAAGGTGGTCAAGCATATTAAATCGAACGGCATAACTCTGGCCAGGGACCGCACTCTGCTGGGCATGGGAGCAGGCCAGCCCAACCGGTCGGTCAGCGCCCAGATTGCCCTGGAGCGGGCAGGCGGGAAATCGAAGGGGGCTGTGCTGGGCTCGGATGCCTTCATACCCTTCCCTGATACGGTGGAGCTGGCCGCAGCGGGCGGGGTGACGGCCATAATACAGGTGGGCGGGTCGATCAGGGACCAGCAGTCCATCGATGCGGCCGACAAGCACGGCATGGCTATGGTTTTCACAGGGGTCAGGCATTTCAAGCATTGA
- a CDS encoding glycerophosphodiester phosphodiesterase, translating into MHRTVVIAHRGFHRDYPENTIEAFKAALDLGADGVEFDVQETADGGFVVHHDADIDGRSIGSLSLAELAACRVAGGFRIPTLSEALNILGKGLVLLIELKQVRSPDKFLTILRGYVDKAWTVLVSFDAALVERLAVLAPELPRAVISEPTDSGHKIASAGTAGFTQLAAGMMTGDTVEKAHAGGDLVFVWDGGDEDTMRRAVRCGPDVIMTDRPDAVIREIRKL; encoded by the coding sequence ATGCACAGGACTGTAGTCATCGCCCACCGCGGCTTCCACAGGGACTACCCCGAGAACACCATTGAGGCTTTCAAAGCCGCCCTCGATCTCGGGGCGGACGGGGTTGAGTTCGACGTGCAGGAGACCGCGGACGGTGGATTCGTCGTCCATCATGATGCGGATATAGACGGGCGCAGTATCGGCAGCCTTTCGCTGGCCGAGCTGGCTGCGTGCAGGGTGGCGGGCGGCTTCCGCATACCCACGCTTAGTGAAGCGCTGAATATACTGGGCAAAGGCCTGGTGCTGCTGATCGAGCTCAAACAGGTGCGCTCCCCGGACAAATTCCTGACCATACTGCGTGGCTATGTCGATAAGGCGTGGACGGTGCTGGTCTCTTTTGACGCCGCCCTGGTCGAGAGACTGGCAGTGCTGGCGCCTGAGTTGCCCCGCGCTGTGATCAGCGAGCCCACAGATAGCGGGCATAAGATTGCCTCAGCCGGGACCGCCGGTTTCACTCAGTTGGCTGCCGGTATGATGACGGGCGATACGGTTGAAAAAGCGCATGCCGGAGGAGATCTGGTGTTCGTCTGGGACGGCGGGGATGAGGATACGATGAGACGGGCTGTGCGCTGCGGGCCTGACGTGATCATGACCGACCGTCCCGATGCAGTGATCAGGGAAATCCGGAAGCTATAA
- the purF gene encoding amidophosphoribosyltransferase has product MHESCGIFGIYAPGVDVARISFFALFALQHRGQESAGIATVEGGKIYIHTDMGLVSHAFNEEELLRLKGNIAIGHNRYSTTGSSVACNAQPILAGTTDLQVALGHNGNITNSAALRAGLEEQGFKFNSSTDSEVIGYLMLNSPEKEIEAKIKYAMRRLQGAYSLVILAGERLYGVRDPMGVRPLSLGTIDGGWVLASETCAFDNIGAQFVREIEPGEIVTIDGNGVRSTRIESERKALCIFEFIYFARPDSLLNGKLIYSAREQMGAILSREYPVDADMVMGVPDSATAAGIGYARASGIPYHEGLLKNRYVARTFIAPDQRLRELGVRLKFNPLTQEISGKRLVVVDDSIVRGTTTPRVINMLKKAGAREVHMRICAPPIRYPCFFGVDMATRWELIAAHKTVPEVRDAIGADTLGHISMDGLIEAVGMPEEIFCTACFTGQYPMPVQLEMDKLQLETLPLDVARSLSEIET; this is encoded by the coding sequence TTGCACGAAAGCTGCGGCATTTTCGGTATTTACGCCCCCGGAGTAGATGTAGCCCGTATCTCTTTCTTTGCGCTGTTTGCCCTTCAGCATCGCGGGCAGGAAAGCGCGGGCATAGCTACGGTCGAGGGCGGAAAGATCTATATCCATACGGATATGGGGCTTGTTTCACACGCATTCAACGAGGAAGAGTTGCTGCGCCTCAAGGGCAATATCGCCATCGGCCATAACCGCTACTCCACCACAGGCTCCAGCGTTGCCTGCAATGCACAGCCTATCCTGGCCGGAACCACAGACCTGCAGGTAGCCCTGGGACATAACGGCAATATAACCAACAGCGCAGCCCTGCGGGCCGGCCTGGAGGAGCAGGGCTTCAAATTCAACTCGTCCACCGACTCGGAGGTGATCGGCTACCTGATGCTCAACTCTCCCGAGAAAGAGATCGAGGCAAAAATCAAGTATGCCATGCGGCGCCTGCAGGGAGCCTACTCCCTGGTTATCCTCGCAGGTGAAAGGCTCTACGGTGTGCGCGATCCTATGGGCGTAAGGCCGCTGTCGCTGGGGACCATCGACGGCGGGTGGGTGCTGGCATCCGAGACGTGCGCTTTCGACAATATCGGCGCCCAGTTCGTCAGGGAGATAGAGCCCGGCGAGATCGTTACAATCGACGGTAACGGCGTGCGCAGTACACGTATTGAAAGCGAACGTAAAGCCCTGTGTATATTCGAATTTATCTACTTTGCCCGGCCCGACAGCCTGCTCAACGGCAAACTGATCTACTCCGCCCGTGAGCAGATGGGCGCAATACTGTCCAGGGAGTACCCGGTGGATGCCGATATGGTGATGGGTGTACCCGATTCAGCCACGGCTGCCGGAATAGGTTACGCCAGGGCTTCGGGCATCCCCTACCATGAAGGCCTGCTCAAGAACCGCTACGTAGCCCGTACCTTCATCGCGCCGGACCAGCGCCTGCGCGAGCTGGGGGTCAGGCTTAAGTTCAACCCGCTGACCCAGGAGATATCCGGCAAGCGGCTGGTCGTGGTGGATGACAGCATCGTGCGCGGCACCACCACGCCTCGTGTTATCAACATGCTCAAGAAAGCCGGGGCCAGGGAGGTGCATATGAGGATCTGTGCGCCACCCATACGCTACCCCTGCTTTTTCGGCGTCGATATGGCCACGCGCTGGGAGTTGATAGCCGCACATAAAACCGTGCCCGAGGTCAGAGACGCCATCGGCGCAGACACGCTCGGCCATATCAGCATGGACGGACTGATCGAGGCAGTAGGGATGCCCGAGGAGATATTCTGCACAGCGTGCTTTACCGGCCAGTACCCAATGCCGGTGCAGCTTGAGATGGACAAGTTACAACTGGAGACTCTTCCTTTGGACGTGGCAAGGAGCCTCAGTGAAATCGAAACCTAA
- a CDS encoding site-2 protease family protein → MSFSKIELRDLAICWLALGLCFSLQYLIPQQGTPYSQSMAQFAVFLGVALVGIGTGFLFHELAHKGVAQRFGYRAEFRMWKLGLIIAVASAIISFGRFLFFAPGAVYTSTYKQPDPWEEGMISAAGPTANIILAGLFFLLAAGTGNSGIWGLVGAFGFQINLWLAAFNLVPFPPLDGVKILRWNKAAWFVLVVISWGLLLMLMLGVIK, encoded by the coding sequence GTGAGCTTCAGTAAAATCGAGCTGCGCGACCTGGCCATCTGCTGGCTGGCGCTGGGGTTGTGCTTCTCCCTGCAATACCTGATCCCTCAGCAAGGGACGCCGTATTCGCAGTCGATGGCGCAGTTTGCCGTCTTCCTGGGCGTAGCCCTGGTCGGCATCGGGACCGGCTTCCTCTTTCACGAGCTGGCCCACAAGGGAGTGGCCCAGCGCTTCGGATACCGTGCCGAGTTCCGCATGTGGAAGCTGGGGCTGATCATTGCGGTCGCCTCCGCCATCATCAGCTTCGGGCGCTTTCTCTTTTTCGCGCCGGGGGCCGTCTATACTTCGACATATAAGCAGCCGGACCCCTGGGAGGAGGGGATGATATCCGCCGCCGGCCCCACCGCCAATATCATACTGGCCGGGCTTTTCTTCCTGCTGGCCGCAGGGACGGGAAATTCCGGCATCTGGGGCCTGGTCGGCGCCTTCGGTTTCCAAATCAATCTGTGGCTGGCGGCTTTCAACCTCGTGCCCTTCCCACCGCTGGACGGTGTGAAGATTTTACGCTGGAACAAGGCTGCCTGGTTCGTGCTGGTGGTGATTTCATGGGGCCTGCTCCTGATGTTAATGCTGGGGGTGATCAAATAA
- a CDS encoding alpha/beta fold hydrolase, with protein sequence MRDSAVVLCADDVVLAGHVFLPDDCSKLHPAVCICHGIPAVSYNPDEKGGYPELAARFCRAGFIALVFNFRGCGPSQGNIDMPGWTCDLEAAVEFLYMLLEVDRKKIYLVGSSGGAAACINVAAREKHVSAVATLACPAEFDFMAGGYTAESLIVRFREIGIIRDAGYPPSVKKWLDGFKAVAPIDHIDKVAPKPLLLVHGADDDVVPVEHLEHLYKKAGRPKEKLVLPGAGHRLRQDERAVEAVMSWLQKLAGL encoded by the coding sequence ATGCGAGATTCAGCCGTAGTCCTGTGCGCTGACGATGTCGTGCTGGCCGGGCATGTTTTCCTGCCGGACGATTGCAGCAAGCTCCATCCCGCCGTGTGTATATGCCACGGCATCCCTGCTGTCTCCTACAACCCCGATGAGAAAGGCGGTTATCCCGAGCTGGCCGCCAGGTTCTGCCGGGCGGGATTCATCGCGCTGGTCTTTAACTTCAGGGGCTGCGGTCCCAGCCAGGGCAATATCGATATGCCGGGATGGACCTGTGACCTGGAGGCTGCAGTTGAGTTTCTCTATATGCTGCTGGAAGTGGACAGGAAGAAGATATATTTAGTGGGCTCTTCGGGAGGCGCAGCCGCCTGCATCAACGTAGCCGCCCGTGAGAAACACGTGAGCGCGGTGGCCACGCTGGCCTGTCCGGCCGAGTTCGACTTCATGGCCGGCGGCTACACGGCGGAATCTTTAATAGTCCGGTTCAGGGAGATAGGGATAATCAGAGACGCCGGTTATCCTCCCTCGGTCAAGAAATGGCTGGATGGGTTTAAAGCGGTTGCGCCCATAGACCACATCGATAAGGTAGCACCAAAACCGCTGCTGCTGGTGCACGGCGCAGATGACGACGTTGTGCCTGTTGAACACCTTGAGCACCTGTATAAGAAAGCCGGACGGCCCAAAGAAAAACTCGTTCTGCCCGGCGCGGGCCACAGGCTGCGCCAGGACGAGAGGGCTGTCGAGGCTGTCATGTCCTGGCTGCAGAAACTGGCCGGCCTGTAG
- the purM gene encoding phosphoribosylformylglycinamidine cyclo-ligase, with translation MKSKPKGAYAQAGVDISAADKTKELIKELVRPTFGPEVLTDIGHFGAFFKLKKYRDPVLVSSSDGVGTKLKIAVLMDKHDTVGVDLVNHCVNDILCCGAGPLFMLDYVALGKLHPHKVAAIVSGLAQACREVGCSLIGGETAEMPGMYKSADYDLAGFIVGVVERDSVISGEKISEGDTVIGLASNGLHTNGYSLVRKVFGIDHDSLALKVIHPELGRTLGEELLAPHLCYYNDLKPYLGEVHGIAHITGGGLVGNIPRILPQSCSVELDRSSWTAPAIYELIQKRGNIKDEEMFRVFNMGVGMVVLCDKDCSDKILQTVTGASVIGRVIKANGSERVIIR, from the coding sequence GTGAAATCGAAACCTAAGGGCGCTTACGCCCAGGCCGGCGTGGACATATCGGCTGCCGATAAGACCAAGGAACTGATCAAGGAACTGGTGCGGCCGACGTTCGGCCCCGAGGTGTTGACCGATATCGGGCATTTCGGCGCTTTCTTCAAGCTGAAAAAATACAGGGACCCCGTGCTTGTCTCCAGCTCCGACGGCGTGGGCACCAAGCTCAAGATAGCCGTTCTCATGGACAAACATGATACGGTGGGCGTGGACCTGGTCAACCATTGCGTTAACGACATACTCTGCTGCGGCGCCGGCCCCCTCTTTATGCTGGACTATGTGGCCCTGGGCAAGCTGCACCCGCACAAGGTGGCGGCCATAGTGTCCGGCCTGGCGCAGGCCTGCAGGGAGGTCGGCTGCTCGCTGATAGGCGGCGAGACAGCCGAGATGCCCGGCATGTATAAATCGGCAGACTACGACCTGGCGGGATTCATCGTGGGTGTGGTGGAGAGGGACAGCGTCATCAGCGGCGAGAAGATCAGTGAAGGCGATACTGTGATCGGGCTTGCGTCCAACGGCCTGCATACCAACGGTTACTCGCTGGTACGCAAGGTGTTCGGCATCGACCATGATTCGCTAGCTCTCAAGGTGATACATCCAGAGCTGGGCAGAACCCTGGGAGAGGAGCTGCTGGCGCCTCACCTCTGCTATTATAATGATCTCAAACCCTACCTGGGGGAGGTCCACGGCATCGCGCATATAACCGGAGGAGGGCTTGTGGGGAATATACCGCGAATCCTGCCTCAAAGCTGTTCGGTGGAGCTGGACAGGTCATCCTGGACGGCGCCGGCCATATATGAGCTCATCCAGAAGAGAGGCAATATCAAGGATGAAGAGATGTTCCGCGTCTTCAATATGGGCGTGGGCATGGTTGTGCTCTGCGACAAGGACTGTTCCGATAAGATATTGCAGACCGTGACCGGCGCGAGCGTAATCGGCAGGGTTATCAAGGCCAATGGCAGCGAGAGAGTGATAATACGGTAA
- a CDS encoding RidA family protein: MSKRQAIIPKGWEIYEHLTFAPAVRRGNMLYISGTDATEIDLQTGKLLIRGDIVQQYRTIFLKMKTILDAAGATFDDVVWTCDYIKTKEGYKGTAAVRREFFGASFPASTGIVVQDLLSKDALVEMDAVAMLDG; encoded by the coding sequence ATGAGTAAGAGGCAGGCTATTATTCCCAAAGGCTGGGAGATTTACGAGCACCTTACCTTTGCGCCGGCCGTGCGCAGGGGCAATATGCTCTACATCTCTGGCACCGATGCCACGGAGATCGACCTTCAGACCGGCAAACTGTTAATCAGGGGAGACATCGTGCAGCAGTACAGGACGATCTTCCTCAAGATGAAAACCATACTGGATGCGGCGGGCGCTACCTTCGATGACGTGGTCTGGACCTGCGACTACATAAAAACCAAAGAGGGGTACAAGGGGACGGCGGCTGTGCGGCGGGAGTTCTTCGGCGCCAGCTTCCCCGCCTCCACCGGCATAGTGGTCCAGGACCTTCTGAGCAAGGACGCCCTGGTTGAGATGGATGCCGTAGCCATGCTCGACGGATAA
- a CDS encoding isoprenylcysteine carboxylmethyltransferase family protein, which produces MTESTINQVKSLILPLTALFIIPAAILWATGFKIGWGLGLPWDAVIVLAGGISMGTGLYYLSITIRLFVNIGKGTLAPWSPTKKLVIIGPYRHVRNPMISGVLMTLLGESVAFGSIGIFIWFLLFFIVNHIYFICSEEPGLEKRFGGEYLIYKKNVPRWIPRLQPWTGP; this is translated from the coding sequence GTGACGGAATCGACGATCAACCAGGTAAAATCGTTAATTTTACCTTTGACGGCGTTGTTTATCATACCGGCCGCCATCCTGTGGGCGACCGGCTTTAAAATCGGCTGGGGATTGGGTCTGCCCTGGGATGCGGTGATCGTGCTGGCGGGCGGAATATCGATGGGTACCGGGCTGTATTACCTTTCCATTACCATACGGCTTTTCGTCAATATCGGAAAGGGCACGCTGGCGCCCTGGTCGCCCACTAAAAAACTGGTGATCATCGGACCCTATCGCCACGTGCGCAATCCCATGATCAGCGGCGTGCTGATGACGCTGCTGGGTGAATCTGTGGCCTTCGGTTCGATAGGAATATTCATCTGGTTCCTGCTGTTTTTCATCGTCAACCATATTTATTTCATATGTTCGGAGGAGCCGGGCCTGGAGAAGAGGTTTGGCGGGGAATACCTTATATATAAGAAGAACGTGCCCCGCTGGATACCCAGGCTGCAGCCGTGGACCGGACCATAA
- a CDS encoding hemolysin III family protein, which translates to MAFQRSDLVNFYSHLLGAAASLAGYIVLLCNSSGSATKIVLSSIYSLCAVFIFTCSAVYHGQKAGEDERNPWRRLDHIAIFFMIAGTYTPISYIYLDGWWRWGIIGAQWLLVILGFVFKMVYIHGPRWLTTVIYVVMGWMLIVPLIWGPLLSTMPLQSLILLLAGGAAYTLGAVFYAIKKPNPLPGVFGFHEIFHLLVIAGAVLHYMVIYYAIAG; encoded by the coding sequence ATGGCATTTCAAAGGTCCGACCTGGTGAATTTCTATTCCCACCTGCTGGGCGCCGCGGCGTCACTGGCGGGCTACATAGTTCTGCTCTGCAACTCCTCCGGCTCCGCGACAAAAATCGTTCTTTCCAGCATTTACAGCCTGTGCGCCGTCTTCATCTTCACCTGCAGCGCCGTTTACCACGGGCAGAAGGCGGGCGAGGACGAGAGAAATCCGTGGCGGCGGCTGGACCACATAGCCATCTTCTTCATGATAGCGGGCACGTATACGCCTATAAGCTATATCTACCTGGACGGCTGGTGGCGCTGGGGCATCATCGGCGCGCAATGGCTGCTGGTCATCCTCGGATTCGTGTTTAAGATGGTTTATATCCACGGCCCGCGCTGGCTCACCACGGTGATCTACGTCGTGATGGGCTGGATGCTAATAGTACCCCTTATATGGGGCCCTTTGCTGTCGACCATGCCGCTTCAATCGCTCATATTGCTGTTGGCCGGCGGCGCTGCCTACACCCTTGGAGCGGTTTTCTACGCCATAAAGAAGCCCAACCCGCTGCCCGGCGTATTCGGGTTCCACGAGATATTCCACCTGCTGGTCATCGCGGGCGCGGTGCTGCACTATATGGTTATTTACTATGCCATAGCAGGATGA